In Gossypium arboreum isolate Shixiya-1 chromosome 5, ASM2569848v2, whole genome shotgun sequence, a single genomic region encodes these proteins:
- the LOC108452480 gene encoding cytosolic sulfotransferase 14-like, whose translation MEGKESNIGSSSSTPNLIAKSKPYTTQFQGFSVPSEHISSIISFQKHFQALDDDIIIATKPKSGTTWLKALVFSIVNRHRYTLSNTLLNFTTPHLLVPYFDLELYKENPNPDLSTIPSPRIFSAHLPYPILADSIKHSNCRIIYMTRNPFDNTVSYWHFINGMKNTPKPSLEDCFETFCRGEEVYGPFWDHALGYWNMSLEKPSNVLFLRYEELLEDPVAQTKRFAEFLGFPFSMEEEKTGMVNQIVDFCSFNNFKNLEVNKTGKTPGPKIPSNKLFFRSGKVGDYVNYFSPAAVERLSNILKEKLSGSGLTFK comes from the coding sequence ATGGAAGGCAAGGAAAGTAACATTGGATCGTCGTCCTCCACCCCAAATCTCATTGCAAAATCTAAGCCATATACAACCCAATTCCAAGGGTTTTCTGTTCCTTCTGAACATATTTCATCCATAATCTCATTTCAGAAACATTTTCAAGCTCTTGACGATGATATCATCATTGCCACTAAGCCCAAATCTGGCACCACTTGGCTGAAAGCTTTGGTGTTTTCCATCGTCAACCGTCATCGTTATACGCTCTCAAACACTCTCTTAAACTTTACAACCCCTCATCTACTAGTTCCTTATTTTGATCTCGAACTTTATAAAGAAAACCCTAATCCTGATCTCTCTACAATCCCCTCCCCAAGGATATTTTCTGCTCATCTCCCGTATCCAATTCTTGCTGATTCCATCAAACATTCAAATTGTCGGATTATTTATATGACTCGCAATCCTTTTGACAATACTGTCTCATATTGGCACTTTATAAATGGAATGAAAAATACGCCCAAGCCGTCATTGGAGGACTGTTTTGAGACGTTTTGCAGAGGTGAAGAAGTGTATGGACCCTTTTGGGACCATGCTTTAGGGTACTGGAACATGAGCCTGGAGAAGCCATCGAATGTATTGTTCTTGAGATATGAAGAGTTGCTGGAAGATCCAGTGGCTCAAACAAAGAGATTTGCTGAATTCTTAGGATTTCCTTTCTCCATGGAAGAAGAGAAAACAGGCATGGTTAACCAAATTGTTGATTTTTGCagttttaacaattttaaaaatttggaggtcAACAAAACTGGGAAGACCCCAGGACCTAAGATACCTAGTAATAAGTTATTTTTTAGAAGTGGAAAAGTGGGTGATTATGTTAATTATTTCTCTCCTGCTGCTGTGGAACGTTTAAGTAATATTTTGAAAGAAAAACTAAGTGGATCCGGCTTAACTTTCAAGTAA